Proteins from a single region of Hermetia illucens chromosome 3, iHerIll2.2.curated.20191125, whole genome shotgun sequence:
- the LOC119652165 gene encoding uncharacterized protein LOC119652165: MARETSDDDQDDVAALRRQVQELRTSLKEMTSRYDRLSALFSSSLVESTIALNKSSQQPNTATTSIHENQEERSMAEMEIPTPKPQQKIASAIASTPSPHLTTTTTNVTEHPARQLQQPTTHTPITTTTTTQQAAQPAKSTPPRFYL; this comes from the coding sequence ATGGCTCGCGAAACGTCAGACGACGATCAAGACGATGTCGCCGCCCTGCGGAGACAGGTACAAGAACTGAGAACCTCCCTGAAGGAGATGACAAGCCGGTACGACCGGCTCTCTGCGTTGTTCAGTTCTTCATTAGTGGAATCTACCATCGCCCTCAACAAGTCATCTCAGCAACCCAATACAGCAACTACATCAATTCATGAGAACCAAGAAGAACGGTCGATGGCAGAAATGGAAATTCCCACACCGAAGCCACAACAAAAAATAGCCTCAGCAATAGCATCTACACCCTCACCCCATCTAACGACAACAACAACGAATGTCACCGAACATCCAGCCCGACAACTACAACAACCAACCACACACACCCCGATAACAACCACCACAACCACGCAGCAAGCCGCTCAACCAGCCAAATCCACCCCACCAAgg